In Gossypium raimondii isolate GPD5lz chromosome 12, ASM2569854v1, whole genome shotgun sequence, a single window of DNA contains:
- the LOC105764164 gene encoding uclacyanin 1 has translation MAVLRTLVCLTAIGMFMELAMAANHTVGGASGGWDTSTDLQSWVASQTFAVGDNLIFQYTPNHDVLEVTKADHDSCQTSSPLQTYTDGNTVIPLTSPGKRYFICGTLGHCSQGMQIEIDTLATSTPPSASPSPSSPPSASPSPSSLAAETSPSPANTPESAPGSPLSPDAPSAESPTLASPPPSSANKSSFRTCLTLGFGLVLMVLLAL, from the exons ATGGCAGTGCTCCGAACATTAGTTTGTTTGACAGCCATAGGCATGTTCATGGAACTCGCCATGGCTGCAAATCACACAGTTGGAGGTGCGAGTGGTGGCTGGGATACAAGCACTGACCTACAATCTTGGGTTGCATCTCAAACATTTGCAGTAGGCGATAATCTGA TTTTTCAGTACACTCCGAACCATGATGTGCTTGAAGTTACGAAGGCAGACCATGACTCCTGCCAGACGAGTAGCCCTCTTCAGACATATACCGATGGCAACACAGTCATACCCCTTACTTCTCCAGGAAAGCGATACTTCATCTGTGGAACACTTGGACACTGTAGCCAAGGAATGCAGATTGAAATCGACACATTAGCCACGTCTACGCCACCATCGGCATCTCCTTCTCCTTCCTCTCCGCCATCTGCATCTCCTTCTCCTTCCTCTCTGGCTGCGGAAACTTCTCCCTCACCTGCAAATACCCCAGAATCAGCTCCTGGCAGTCCCTTATCCCCTGATGCGCCTTCAGCTGAATCACCCACTCTTGCTTCTCCACCTCCATCATCAGCTAACAAGAGCAGTTTCCGAACATGTCTTACATTGGGGTTTGGCCTTGTGTTGATGGTGCTTTTGGCTCTCTAA
- the LOC105764165 gene encoding extensin codes for MKIFYVGKATKIFIFIVTVLVVLGLVLGLGLFRHALQKSHKCSGDSCPSSIVFPTPNTPPSPPPPFIWSSNQPPSPASNNPPTGDLTPPPPPPNTNPNPPPQFPPPPPASTAVLAAPPYSQPTPVLVAPGPVHA; via the coding sequence ATGAAGATATTTTATGTGGGGAAAGCAACAAAGATCTTCATTTTCATAGTGACAGTGTTGGTGGTTTTGGGCCTCGTCTTGGGACTCGGGCTGTTTCGTCACGCCCTCCAAAAGTCTCACAAATGTTCCGGCGACTCTTGCCCTTCTTCCATTGTCTTCCCCACTCCTAATACACCACCTTCCCCTCCCCCTCCCTTCATTTGGTCTTCTAACCAGCCTCCCTCACCTGCGTCCAATAACCCACCAACCGGCGACCTTACTCCTCCACCACCGCCTCCTAACACGAACCCAAATCCCCCACCACAATTTCCTCCTCCACCGCCTGCTTCAACTGCAGTCTTGGCTGCTCCACCCTACAGTCAACCCACTCCGGTACTGGTGGCTCCAGGTCCTGTGCATGCTTAG